Proteins found in one Zea mays cultivar B73 chromosome 1, Zm-B73-REFERENCE-NAM-5.0, whole genome shotgun sequence genomic segment:
- the LOC101202720 gene encoding uncharacterized protein LOC101202720 precursor — translation MSPLPRRLVVLVLLAAAVAATASAASLSGAANDLLPKYGLPKGLIPDSVTSYSFDEATGAFEIHLASTCYVHFGSHLVYYERTITGKLSRGAISDLSGVQAKKLFLWVYVTGMVAHPDQGTIEFQAGFVSESLSASMFDEVRTCGSSAGAQLRGAAGVIGELGLLPVAQA, via the exons ATGTCTCCGCTGCCCCGCCGCCTCGTGGTCCTCgtcctcctcgccgccgccgtcgcggCCACGGCGTCCGCCGCGTCCCTCAGCGGCGCGGCGAACGACCTGCTGCCCAAGTACGGCCTCCCGAAGGGGCTCATCCCGGACTCCGTCACCTCCTACAGCTTCGACGAGGCCACGGGCGCCTTCGAGATCCACCTCGCCAGCACCTGCTACGTCCACTTCGGCTCCCACCTCGTCTACTACGAGAGGACCATAACCGGCAAGCTCTCCAGGGGCGCCATCTCGGACCTCTCCGGCGTCCAGGCCAAGAAGCTCTTCCTCTGGGTCTACGTCACGGGGATGGTCGCGCACCCCGACCAGGGCACCATCGAGTTCCAGGCCGGCTTCGTCTCGGAGTCGCTATCAGCCTCCATGTTTGACGAGGTGCGCACCTGCGGTTCCAGCGCTGGCGCGCAGCTGCGCGGCGCGGCTGGGGTCATCGGAGAGCTTGGGCTGCTCCCCGTTGCGCAG GCATGA